GCTTCGTCGGCCGGCCGAATGCGGGCAAGTCGACCCTGACCAACGCCCTGGTGGGGACGAAGGTCGCGATCACCTCCGACCGCCCGCAGACCACCCGGCACACCGTGCGCGGCATCGTGCACCGCCCGGACGCCCAGCTCGTGCTGGTCGACACCCCCGGTCTGCACAAGCCGCGCACGCTGCTCGGCGAGCGCCTCAACGACCTCGTCCGCACCACCTGGGCCGAGGTCGACGTGATCGGCTTCTGCCTGCCCGCCGACCAGAAGATCGGCCCCGGCGACAAGTTCATCGCCAAGGAGATCGCCGGGATCAAGAAGACCCCGAAGGTCGCCATCGTCACCAAGACCGACCTGGTCGACTCCAAGCGCCTGGCCGAGCAGCTGATCGCCATCCAGCAGCTCGGCGTCGAACTGGGCTTCGAGTGGGACGAGATCATCCCGGTCTCCGCCGTCGGCGACAAGCAGGTGGAGCTGGTCGCCGACCTGCTCACCAAGCTGCTGCCGGAGGGCGACCAGCTCTACCCGGAGGGCGACCTCACCGACGAGCCCGAGCAGATCATGGTCGCCGAACTGATCCGCGAGGCCGCCCTGGAGGGCGTGCGGGACGAACTGCCGCACTCGCTGGCCGTCGTGGTCGAGGAGATGCTGCCGCGCGAGGGCCGCCCGGCGGACCGCCCGCTGCTGGACATCCACGCCAACGTCTACATCGAGCGGCAGAGCCAGAAGGCCATCGTGATCGGCGCCAAGGGCGCGCGGCTCAAGCACGTCGGCACCACCGCCCGCAAGCACATCGAGGCGCTGCTCGGCACGCCGGTCTACCTGGACCTGCACGTCAAGGTCGCCAAGGACTGGCAGCGCGACCCGAAGCAGCTGCGCAAGCTGGGCTTCTGACAAGCCGGACAAGGGAGTTCACCCCCAGCGGGAATACCAGGGCCCGGCCGGACGTTGCGCGTCCGGCCGGGCCCGAGCCGTCGGCCCGGCCTCACGCGACGTCAGGAGGGGGCAGGCGCAATGAAGTTGCACACCCGGGAGTGGGGCAGCGGGGAGCGGACGGCCGTGCTGGTGCACGGCATCACCTTCGACCACCGCACCTGGCGGCGGGTCGGGCCGGAGCTGGCCGGGCGCGGCTACCGGGTGGTCGCCGTCGACCTGCGCGGGCACGGGCTGAGCCCGCGCGGCACCGGGGCGGGCCCGCTGGAGCGCTACCCGCTGGAGGCGTACACCGAGGACCTGCTGGAGACCCTGCCGACCGGGCCGGAGCTGGCGATCGGCCACTCGCTCGGCGGGATCGTCCTGGCGGACGCCGTCGAGCGGTTGAAGCCGGCCCGCGCGGTCTACGTGGACCCGGCCTGGCGGTTCCGGCAGTGGGGGCTGGACCCGACCACCTGGGTCGCGGAGCGGGAGGCCACCCGGGAGGGGCTGGTCGCGCACAACCCGCACTGGTCGGCCGAGGACGTCGAGGCCAAGCTCGACGCCCTGGCCCACTGGGACACCGACACCGCGATGGCCCTGGCGGCCCAGGGTTCGGACCTGCCGGCCGCTCCCGTGGTGCCCTCCCTGGTGGTGCGGGCGGACGGCAGCACCGTGGTGCGCGACGTGGACACCGAGACGCTGCGCGCCCGCGGCTTCGAGGTGCGCACCGTCGCCGGCGCCGGGCACAACGTCCACCGGGACGACCACGAGGGCTTCCTGGCGGCCCTCGACGGCTGGCTCTGAGGGACGGCTGGCTCTGAGGCGACCCCCGGGCGACTGGTCTCCCCGGTGCTACGCGCCCTCGCGCAGCACCAGGGAGACCAGCTCCCGCTGCGAGTCGGTGAGCTTCGGATCGGCGCAGTGGACCGTCCGGCCGTCGACGGTGATCTCGTAGTGGAAGCCGTCCGGCACGCCGTAGGAGGGGGCGCGCAGCCCGCCCGCGACGGCCTCGCGGGCGAGTGCGTGGACGTGCGGGGCGTCCGTGCGGTCGGCGGTGTCGAGCTCCGCGTGGCGGACGATTCCCGCGAAGCCGCCGGTCCGGGTCACCTGGATACGCATGGTGTCCATGGTGATACGCAGGGAAGGGGTTCGCCGCTCTTTTCCCGGACCGTGACCTTCGGGGCCGGCCCCGCGGTCACCCAGGGCTGACCCCGACCTGCGCCCAGGAGGCCGTGACGGTGTCCGCGACCGCGCCCTGGTCGGGGTAACGGGCCTTGGCGGCGGCCACGGTGGCCCGGGCGAAGGCGGCGAAGTCGGCGTCCGCGGGCACCGCGTGCCCGGTCAGCGCGTCGTACCAGATCCGTCCGGCGCGCTCCCAGGACGAGCCGCCGAGGGCGGTGGCCAGCAGGTAGAACGCGTGGTTGGGGATGCCGGAGTTGATGTGCACCCCGCCGTTGTCCTCGGAGGTGTTCACGTAGTCCCGCATGTGCGCGGGCTGCGGGTCCTTGCCGAGCTGCGGGTCGTCGTAGGCGGTGCCGGGGGCCTTCATCGAGCGCAGCGCCACGCCCTGGATGCCGGGGGCGAGCAGCCCGGCGCCGATCAGCCAGTCGGCGTCGGCGGCGCTCTGGTGCAGCGCGTACTGCTTGACCAGCGAGCCGAAGACGTCGGAGACCGACTCGTTGAGCGCGCCGGGCTGGTCCTGGTAGTCCAGGCCGGCGGTGAACTGCGTGACGCCGTGGGTGAGTTCGTGGCCGATGACGTCGATGCAGGCGGTGAAGTCGCCGAAGATCCGGCCGTCGCCGTCGCCGAAGACCATCTGGTGGCCGTTCCAGAAGGCGTTGTCGTAGTTGCGGCCGTAGTGGACGCTGGCGTCCAGCCGCAGGCCCCGGTCGTCGATCGAGTGCCGGCCGAAGACGTCGGCGTAGAGCGCGAAGGTGGCGCCGAGGCCGTCGTAGGCGTGGTTGACGGAGGCGTCGGAGACCGCGGCCTGGCCCTCGGTGCGCACGGTGCGCCCGGGCAGCCGCTGGCCGTGGCCCGCGTCGGAGATCACCCGGTTGAGGCCCGGGGCGCCGCCGGTGGCCGGGGGTGGGGAGAGGCGGGCCGCGCGGTGCGCGGCGTCGAGCGTGAGGGTGTGGGCGGCGGCTTCGTGACCGGCCTCGGCGAGGCGGTCCAGGACGTACGGCGGGACGATCGCGCAGATCGGTACTGCTGCAGTCATGCGGCCCAGGGTGAGGCTTCGATGACCGGATGTCACGACCTTTGACATGACCGGTCGACGTCTCAAGGAGTGGAACGGAAGCCCGGATCACTTCGGGGGCGCGCGGTGCTGGGTTACGCTGGGGCATCATGCGCAACGGGCTGCTTCTTCTTAGCTGCCGCGTCGAGGGCCTGTAGTCCACTGGGGCCGGCTCCCTCGCCGCGGGGAACGAGCTGTGCGCGCAACCGGCGGTCCGATCGCGGTCCGTGAGCGGCAGCAGAGGCCGGCCAGTCGGTGTCCATCCCTCCCGACCAGCCCGCACCACGCATCCACAGGAAGCCGAGAGTCACCTCCATGACCGAGCAGACCTCCGCCGCGTCCGTCCCCGCCGCCCGCGCCTTCGTCGACCGGCCCACCCCGATCACCGCCGCCTCCGTGCGCCAGCAGCCCTCCGGCATGCGGCACGGGCGCTACCTGCCGTTCGGCACCGTGGACCTGCCGGACCGCACCTGGCCGAGCAAGGTGATCAGCAAGGCGCCGCGCTGGCTCTCCACCGACCTGCGCGACGGCAACCAGGCGCTGATCGACCCGATGTCCCCGGCCCGCAAGCGCAAGATGTTCGACCTGCTGGTCTCGATGGGCTACAAGGAGATCGAGGTCGGCTTCCCCTCCTCCGGCGCCACCGACCACGCCTTCGTACGGTCGCTGATCGAGGAGGGGGCGATCCCCGAGGACGTCACCATCTCGGTCCTGACGCAGGCCCGCGAGGAGCTGATCGAGAAGACCGTCGAGTCGCTGGTCGGCGCCCCGCGCGCGACCGTCCACCTGTACAACGCGACCGCGCCGCTGTTCCGCCGGGTGGTGTTCCGCAACGACATGGCCGCCACCAAGGCGATCGCCACCGACGGCACCCGGCTGGTGATGGAGTACGCCGAGAAGCTGCTGGGCGACGACACCGTCTTCGGCTACCAGTACTCGCCGGAGATCTTCGTCGACACCGAGCTGGACTTCGCGCTGGAGGTCTGCGAGGCGGTCATGGACGTCTGGCAGCCGGGCGAGGGCCGCGAGATCATCCTGAACCTGCCGGCCACCATCGAGCGGGCCACCCCGAACGTCCAGGCCGACCAGTTCGAGTGGATGTCGCGCCACCTGTCGCGCCGCGAGTTCGTCTGCCTGTCGGTGCACCCGCACAACGACCGCGGCACCGCCGTCGCCTCTGCCGAACTGGCCTACATGGCGGGTGCCGACCGTATCGAGGGGTGTCTGTTCGGGCAGGGCGAGCGAACCGGAAACGTCGACCTGGTGACGCTGGGGATGAACCTGTTCTCGCAGGGCATCGACCCGCAGATCGACTTCTCCGACATCGACGAGGTGCGCCGCACCGCCGAGTACTGCAACCAGATGGAGGTGCACCCGCGCCACCCGTACGCCGGCGACCTGGTGTACACCTCCTTCTCCGGCTCCCACCAGGACGCCATCAAGAAGGGCTTCGACGCCCTGGAGGCGGACGCCAAGGCGGCGGGCGTCCCGGTGGACGAGCACACCTGGGGCGTGCCGTACCTGCCGATCGACCCGAAGGACGTCGGCCGCACCTACGAGGCGGTCATCCGGGTCAACAGCCAGTCCGGCAAGGGCGGCGTGGCGTACGTGCTGAAGAACGACCACAAGCTGGACCTGCCGCGCCGGATGCAGATCGAGTTCTCCCGCATCATCCAGGCCAAGACCGACGCCGAGGGCGGCGAGGTCACCCCGGCCGACATCTGGGCGGTCTTCGAGGACGAGTACCTGCCGACCACCGCCAACCCGTGGGGCCGGATCTCGCTGACCGGCTCGCGCACCCTGACCACCGAGGACGGCCGGGACGCACTGACCGCCGAGGCCGTGGTGGGCGGCGAGCCGGTGACCCTGACCGGTACCGGCAACGGCCCGGTCTCGGCCTTCGCGGACGCGCTGGCCCGGATCGGCGTGGACGTGCGCGTCCTGGACTACGCCGAGCACGCGCTGAGCGAGGGCGGCGACGCCCAGGCCGCCGCGTACGTCGAGTGCGCGGTGGACGGCAAGGTGCTGTGGGGCGTGGGCATCGACGGCAACACCGTGCTGGCCTCGCTGAAGGCGATGATCAGCGCCGTCAACCGGTCGCAGCGCGGGTAGTTCGTACGAGTGGCATGCGGCGGGGCCGTCCTCCGGGGCGGCCCTTCGCCGTGCCCCGGCACCCCGGCCGGGGCGCTGTGTCCTGCGCCACATTTTTTGGGATCGGAAGCCGTTCGAGGTACTGACACGTGCCGGTAACCATGGCAACATCGATCCACCGGCAAGCCGGGTCGGTGGGACGGCTCGGTGTCCGGTCGCGTGACCTGCCCATCGTCGAGCAGGCCGCCTGCCATGTCTGGGGAGTGGCGCCGTGACCAGGTTGTGGGGTGTTCGCCCGCGGTGGCGGACTGACGTTCTCGGTGACTTCTTCTGCCCGGGCTGCGGCGGGGACCGCAACTACCGCCGGCAGCACGGCCGGCGGTGGCTGCGGTTGCTCGGGACCCCGGTGCTCCCGCTCGGACCGGTGATCGGCAGCGTGCAGTGCACCAGCTGCCACGGCCGGTACGGCGTCGAGAGCCTGGACCAGCCGACCTGCGTGCGCCTCGGCGCGATGCTGCGGGACGCCCAGTACACCATCGCGCTGGCCCTGCTCGCGGCCGGCGGAACCGCCCACCGGGCGGCCCGCGAGGCGGCCTGCGCGGCCGTGCGCGAGGCCGGGTTCGAGGACTGCGGCGAGGCCCAGGTGCTGGCCGCGCTCGCCGCGCTCTCCGGGCTCGGCGGCGAACTCCACGACGCCCACGACCTGGGGGCACCTGCCGGCCAACGGCTGGGGGAGGCCGGGGGCCTCGCCGTCGAACTGCACGCGGTGCTCGAACCGCTCACCCCCAACCTGGCCCACCAGGGCCGCGAACGGCTGCTGCTGCAGGGCGCGGCGATCGCACTGGCCGACGGGCGCTACCTGCCGCAGGAGCGCGAGGCGCTGGCCGCGGTCGGGCGCTGCCTGGACCTGCCGCAGGCGCGGGTCCAGGCGCTGCTGGAGGCGGCGACCCGGGCTCCGTACAAGTAGGCCGGGCTCCGGGCTCCTCCGGACCACACTGTTCGTCCCCCCCACTCCGTAGAGGCCATTCCCCGCCCCCACAAAACGGGCCCGACCCCCTCCGGGCCCGCCGTGACCCGCACCGCTGTGGTCCTCCCCCACGGCCCCGGTGCGGGCAACACGGCTGTCCGCGGCTGTCCGCGGCTGGGGGAGAATGGTCGGCATGAGTCTTTTCCGGGACGACGGCGTCGTGTTGCGGGCGCAGAAGCTCGGCGAGGCCGATCGGATCATCACCCTGCTGACCCGCCAGCACGGCAAGGTGCGGGCGGTGGCGCGCGGGGTGCGGAAGACCAAGTCCAAGTTCGGTGCCCGCCTGGAGCCGTTCTCGCACGTGGACGTGCAGTTCTTCAGCCGCGGGAGTGAGCTGGTCGGCCGCGGGTTGCCGCTGTGCACCCAGGTGGAGACCATCGCGCCGTACGGCGGTTCGATCGTCACCGACTACGGCCGCTACACCGCCGGCACCGCGATGCTGGAGACGGCCGAGCGCTTCGCCGAGAACGAGGGCGAGCCCGCCGTCCAGCAGTACCTGTTGCTGGTGGGCGGGCTGCGCACGCTGGCGGCCGGGCTGCACGAGTCGCACCTGGTGCTGGACGCCTTCCTGCTGCGCTCGCTCGCGGTGAACGGGTACGGCGCGAGCTTCACCGACTGCGCCAAGTGCGGCCTGGAGGGGCCGAACCGTTTCTTCTCACTCCCCGCAGGCGGGGTGCTCTGCGCAGACTGCCGAGTGCCCGGATGTGCCGTACCCTCCCCTGAGACACTGGTACTGCTCGGGGCGCTGCTGTCAGGGGACTGGCAGACGGCCGACACCTGCGAGCCGCGGTACTGGCGGGAGGGCAGCGGCCTGGTCGCGGCCTATCTGCAGTGGCACCTGGAGCGGGGCATCCGCTCGATGAGATACGTGGAGAAGTGAGCACATGGCAGCGCGACGGCTCTTCGGCGGCGGCAAGCAGAGGTCGTACGTCCCCCCGACCCCGCACCCCAGTGGCGCACAGCCCCCGAAGATCCCCGGTGAGCTGGTGCCCGAACACGTCGCCATCGTGATGGACGGCAACGGCCGCTGGGCCAAGGAGCGCGGGCTGCCCCGCACCGAGGGCCACAAGGTCGGCGAGTCCGTGGTGCTGGACGTCCTCAGGGGCGCCATCGAGCTCGGGGTCAAGAACATCTCGCTGTACGCGTTCTCCACCGAGAACTGGAAGCGCTCGCCCGACGAGGTGAAGTTCCTGATGAACTTCAACCGGGACGTCATCGCCCGCCGCCGCGACGAGATGGACGCGATGGGCGTGCGGATCCGCTGGGCCGGCCGGATGCCCAAGCTGTGGAAGAGCGTCGTCCAGGAGCTGCAGGTCGCCGAGGAGCAGACCAAGGGCAACGACGCCGTCACGCTCTACATGTGCGTCAACTACGGTGGCCGGGCCGAGCTGGCGGACGCGGCGCAGGCGATCGCGCGGGACGTCGCGGCCGGGAAGCTGGACCCGAAGAAGGTCAACGAGAAGACCCTGTCCCGGTACATGTACCACCCGGACATGCCGGACGTGGACCTCTTCCTGCGTCCCAGCGGCGAGCAGCGCACCTCCAACTTCCTGCTCTGGCAGTCGGCTTACGCCGAGTTCGTGTTCCAGGACGTGCTCTGGCCGGACTTCGACCGCCGGGACCTGTGGCGGGCCTGCGAGCAGTACGCGATGCGCGACCGGCGCTTCGGCGGGGCGATCCCGAACGAGGTCCCCGCGTCGGTGCCGTCCCAGCGCTGAGGCCGGTCGGCATTCGGGACGACGTCGGGACGCATGCGGGACGACGATGAAGGACCCGCCGGGTGATCCCGGCGGGTCCTTCATCGTCGTACGGGCCTCAGCCCTTCTTGGCGCACTCCGCGCAGGTGCCGAAGATCTCCAGCGTGTGCGCGATGTCGCTGAAACCGTGTTCGGCGGCGACCGAGTTGGCCCAGCGCTCCACCGCCGGGCCCTCCACCTCGACGGTGGCGCCGCAGTGCCGGCAGACCAGGTGGTGGTGGTGCCCGCTGCTGCACCGGCGGTAGACCGCCTCGCCGTCCGCGGTGCGCAGCACGTCCACCTCACCGGCGTCCGCGAGCGACTGCAGGGTGCGGTAGACCGTGGTCAGACCGACGGAGTCCCCGCGGTGCTTGAGCAGGTCGTGGAGCTCCTGCGCACTGCGGAAGTCCGCGATCTCGTCCAGGGCAGCCGAGACGGCGGCACGCTGCCGGGTCGATCGTGCGCGCGGCGACGGGCCTGCGGTGGTCACCGTGGGTCCTCCTGAGGTCGTGGACGTCTCGCACATCATTGTGCCAGCCCGCCCCTCCGCTCAAGGGTGGTCGCGTCGGAGGAGGCCGGCTCCGGCGACGGGACCGGGATCTCGACGTCGCAGACTCCGGGCCCCGGTTCGCCGTCGGCGCGGTGCCGGCGCCGGGCGAGCGGTGCGGCGATCAGGCTGAACACCGCGAACACCGCGATGGCGAGCAGCACGATGGCCGGGCCGGAGGGCACGTCGAGGTGGTACGAGCCGGTGACCCCGGCCAGCGAGACGACCACGCCGAGCGCGATCGAGGCGGCCTGGGTGGCGGCGAAGGAGCGGGTGAGCTGCTGGGCGGCGACGACCGGGACCACCATCAGGGCGCTGACCAGCAGCAGCCCGACCACCCGCATGGCGACGGTGACGGTGACCGCGGCCATCACCGCGAGCAGCAGGTTGAGGGTGCGTACCGGCAGGCCGGTGACCCGGGCGAAGTCCTCGTCCTGGCAGATCGCGAACAGCTGGCGGCGCAGTCCGACGGTGACCGCGATGACCACCGCGCCGAGCACCGCGATGGCGGCCAGGTCGCCGGGGGAGACGGTGAGGATGGAGCCCCACAGGTAGCTCTCCAGCGAGCCGGCGCCGGCCGCGGCGGAGAGCGAGACGAGCAGCTTGCCGCAGGCCATGCCGCCGTAGAAGAGCATCGCCAGGGCGATGTCGCCGCGCTGGTTCCCGCGCGAGCGGACCAGCTCCATGGTGACGGCGCCGAGCACGCAGACCAGCACGGCCATCCAGACCGGGCTGGTCTGGAAGATGAAGCCGAGGCCGACGCCGGTCATCGCGACGTGGCCCATGCCGTCGCCCATCAGGGCCTGCCGGCGCTGCACCAGGTAGATGCCGACGGCCGGGGCGGTGATCCCGACCAGGACGGCGGCGAGCAGGGCACGCTGCATGAAGTCGTAGGACAGCATCTCGGTCATGCGAGCAGCCTCGGCGGGGTCAGGTCGGCGTGCGGGTGGACGTGGTCGTGGCCGGGCAGCGCGTGCAGGCCGGTGTTGGGCACGGGCGGGCCGTCGTGGGCGACGCAGCCGTCCCGCAGCACCACGGCGCGGTCGATCAGCGGTTCCAGCGGCCCGAGTTCGTGCAGTACGAGGAGGACGGCGGCGCCGCGGCCGACCTCGGCGCGCAGGGTGTCGGCGAGCACCTGCTGGCTGGCGGCGTCCACCCCGGCCATCGGCTCGTCCATGATCAGCAGGTCGGGGGTGCCGACCAGGGCGCGGGCGATCAGCACCCGCTGCTGCTGGCCGCCGGACAGGTCGGCGACGCCGTCCCCGGCCCGGTCCAGCATGCCGACGGCGGCCAGCGCGCGGTCCACCGCCTCGCGGTCCTTGCGGCGGAACGGCAGCAGCCGGTGCTGCGGCAGCCGCCCGGTGGAGACCACCTCGCGCACGGTTGCCGGGACGCCGGAGGCGGCGGTGGTGCGCTGCGGGACGTACCCGATCCGGTGCCAGGCGCGGAAGGAGCCGTACGGGACGCCGAACAGTTCCAGGCCGCCCTGCTCCAGCGGCACGGAGCCGATCACGGCCTTGACGGTGGTCGACTTGCCGGAGCCGTTGGCGCCCAGCAGGGCGACGACCTCGCCGGGTCGGACGGTGAGGTCGACGCCGCGCAGCACCGACCGGCCGCCGCGGGAGGCGACGGCGTCACGGAGGCGGACGGCCGGAGGTATCGGGTGGGTCATGGTGTTCCGTCCCGTCAGCTGGTCGCGGCAGGGGTGGCGGTTCCGGCCGGGGTGGTGGCTCCGGCGGGGGCGGTGCCCGTTCCGGCGGGGGTGCCGGCCGCGGCCGGGTCGCCGAGGGCGGCCTTGAGGTTGGCCAGGTTCTGCTTCATGACGGTGAGGTAGTCGTCCTTGGACGGGTCCTTGACGCCCTCCAGCGGGTCCAGGACCGCCGTCTTGAGGCCGAGGTCCTTGGCGACGGTGTCGGCGAGCTTGGGGCTGGCCAGGGTCTCGAAGAAGACCGTGGTGACGCCGTTGTCCTTGGCGGCCTTCTGCACGGCGGCGAGGCGGGCCGGCGTGGGCTCGGACTCCGGGTCGACGCCGTTGATGGCGACCTGGGTGAGGCCGTAGTGGTCGGCGAGGTAGCCGAAGGCGGCGTGGCTGGTGACGAAGGTCTTGGTCCTGGTGTCCTGCAGCCCGGTCCGGAACTCCTGGTCGAGCGCGGTGAGCTTGGTGACGAGCTCGTCGGTGTTCTTGCGGTAGTCCTCGGCGTGGGCCGGGTCGGCCTTGGCGAACTCGTCGCCGACGCTCTTGGCGATCGCCGCGTAGCGGGTCGGGTCGAGCCAGATGTGCGGGTCGCCGGCCGGGCCCTCGTGCGGGTGGCCGTCGGCGGTGTGGCCGTCGCCCTCCTCGGTGCCCTCGTCGAGGTGGTGGTCGACCAGCGGGCTGGCGGCGGTGGCGTCGATCTTGTGCTTGCCGGCGGACTGCGCGACGGCCTGGTCGACGGTGGGCTGCAGGCCCTTGAGGTAGAGGATCGCGTCGGCCTTCTGGACGGTGCCGACCTGCTTGGCGGTGAGCTCCAGGTCGTGCGGCTCGACGCCGGCGGCGGTGAGGTCGGTGACAGCGACGTGCTCCCTGCCGATCTGCTGGGCCAGGAACTCCATCGGGTAGAAGGAGGCGACGACCTTCAGCCGGCCGTTCCCGCTGTCGGCGCTGCTGCTGCCTCCGCAGGCGGTGAGGGCGAGGGAGGCGGTGAGGGCAGTGGCGGCGAGGGCTATGGAGGTGCGGGTCCGGCGAGGCAGTCCGATCATCATGACAATCATTCTCATCTCACATGGAAATGATTGTCAACTCACTCGAATGGGTGAACGCCGGGTGACGGTGGGTGGGGGCGGCCGGACGATACCGATTTGAATCACGTACCCGTATGGCCGGTAACCTGAGGTATTCGGGTACGCGCAACCAGCCGTGCCCTGACCGTGCCGTACGTACTGAAGAGAGCACTGTGGCCGCCGACAAGATCGACACGATCGTCAGCCTGAGCAAGCGCCGTGGCTTCGTCTACCCCTGCAGCGAGATCTACGGCGGCACGCGTGCCGCCTGGGACTACGGGCCGCTGGGTGTCGAGCTCAAGGAGAACATCAAGCGCCAGTGGTGGCGCGCGATGGTGCAGGCGCGTGAGGACGTCGTCGGACTCGACTCGTCGGTCATCCTCGCCCGCGAGGTCTGGGAGGCCTCCGGCCACGTCGCCACCTTCAACGACCCGCTGACCGAGTGCCTCTCCTGCCACAAGCGCCACCGGGCCGACCACCTGGAGGAGAAGTACGAGGCCAAGCACGGCTTCCCGCCGCCGAACGGCCTCAAGGACGTCAACTGCCCCGACTGCGGCACCAAGGGCCAGTTCACCGAGCCCAAGGACTTCTCGGGCATGCTGAAGACCCACCTCGGCGTCACCGAGGAGGCCAGCGGCCTGGCCTTCCTGCGCCCCGAGACCGCCCAGGGCATCTTCACCAACTTCAAGGCCGTCCAGACCACTTCGCGCAAGAAGCCGCCGTTCGGCATCGCCCAGACCGGCAAGAGCTTCCGCAACGAGATCACCCCCGGCAACTTCATCTTCCGGACCCGCGAGTTCGAGCAGATGGAGATGGAGTTCTTCGTCAAGCCCGGCGAGGACGAGCAGTGGCACGAGTACTGGCTCCAGCAGCGCTGGGACTGGTACGTCGGCCTCGGCCTGCGCACCGAGAACATGCGCTTCTTCGAGCACCCGAAGGAGAAGCTCTCCCACTACGCCAAGCGCACGGTGGACATCGAGTACCGCTTCAACTTCGGTGGCAGCGAGTTCTCCGAGCTGGAGGGCGTCGCCAACCGCACCGACTACGACCTGCGGGTGCACAGCGAGGCCTCCGGCCAGGACCTGAAGTACTTCGACCAGGAGTCCGGCGAGCGCTACTTCCCGTACGTCATCGAGCCGGCGGCCGGCCTCAACCGCGCCATGCTGGCCTTCCTGATCGACGCCTACTTCGAGGACGAGGCGCCCAACGCCAAGGGCGTCATGGAGAAGCGCGTCGGCATGCGGCTCGACCCGCGCCTGGCCCCGGTCAAGGTCGCCGTCCTGCCGCTGTCGCGCAACGCCGACCTCTCCCCGAAGGCCCGCGGCCTCGCCGCCGACCTGCGCACCGCGTGGAACGTCGAGTTCGACGACGCCGGCGCCATCGGCAAGCGCTACCGCCGCCAGGACGAGATCGGCACGCCGTTCTGCGTCACGGTCGACTTCGACACCCTTGAGGACAACGCGGTGACCGTCCGCGACCGCGACACCATGTCGCAGGAGCGGGTGTCGCTGGACCAGGTCAAGGCGTACCTCGCGGCGCGCCTGATCGGCTGCTGAGTGATCCGCTGCTGAGTGATCGGCTGTTGAGTGATCGGCTGCTGAGTCCGGTCCTCCGCTGAGACCGGTTCTCGTCGGGGAGCCCCCGTCCGCCCTGTCCGGGGCGGACGGGGGCTCCCTGCTGTGGTGCGGGGGCCCGCTTCAGCGCCGTCCCCAGCGGGAGCGGGGTGCGGCGGGCGGCGCCGTCGGCAGGCCGGCCGCGCGCAGGGCGGCGAGGGTGGTGCGGTGGCGGGCCTCGTCGGCGAGCAGGCCGCCGAGCAGCTGCCCGTACAGCTCCCGGCTGCCGGCGGAGTCCAAGGTGGCTGCCAGGCGCACGAGTTCGACGGGCGGGCGGAGCACCACCAGCTCCTGCAGCAGGGCGGTGGCGAGCGCGGGCGGCAGGGTGGCGGCGAGGTCGGCGAGGTCGGCCGTGGGGCGGCCG
The genomic region above belongs to Streptomyces sp. 1331.2 and contains:
- the era gene encoding GTPase Era; translation: MNAPSSSYRSGFACFVGRPNAGKSTLTNALVGTKVAITSDRPQTTRHTVRGIVHRPDAQLVLVDTPGLHKPRTLLGERLNDLVRTTWAEVDVIGFCLPADQKIGPGDKFIAKEIAGIKKTPKVAIVTKTDLVDSKRLAEQLIAIQQLGVELGFEWDEIIPVSAVGDKQVELVADLLTKLLPEGDQLYPEGDLTDEPEQIMVAELIREAALEGVRDELPHSLAVVVEEMLPREGRPADRPLLDIHANVYIERQSQKAIVIGAKGARLKHVGTTARKHIEALLGTPVYLDLHVKVAKDWQRDPKQLRKLGF
- a CDS encoding alpha/beta fold hydrolase → MKLHTREWGSGERTAVLVHGITFDHRTWRRVGPELAGRGYRVVAVDLRGHGLSPRGTGAGPLERYPLEAYTEDLLETLPTGPELAIGHSLGGIVLADAVERLKPARAVYVDPAWRFRQWGLDPTTWVAEREATREGLVAHNPHWSAEDVEAKLDALAHWDTDTAMALAAQGSDLPAAPVVPSLVVRADGSTVVRDVDTETLRARGFEVRTVAGAGHNVHRDDHEGFLAALDGWL
- a CDS encoding protealysin inhibitor emfourin, with the translated sequence MRIQVTRTGGFAGIVRHAELDTADRTDAPHVHALAREAVAGGLRAPSYGVPDGFHYEITVDGRTVHCADPKLTDSQRELVSLVLREGA
- a CDS encoding M4 family metallopeptidase produces the protein MTAAVPICAIVPPYVLDRLAEAGHEAAAHTLTLDAAHRAARLSPPPATGGAPGLNRVISDAGHGQRLPGRTVRTEGQAAVSDASVNHAYDGLGATFALYADVFGRHSIDDRGLRLDASVHYGRNYDNAFWNGHQMVFGDGDGRIFGDFTACIDVIGHELTHGVTQFTAGLDYQDQPGALNESVSDVFGSLVKQYALHQSAADADWLIGAGLLAPGIQGVALRSMKAPGTAYDDPQLGKDPQPAHMRDYVNTSEDNGGVHINSGIPNHAFYLLATALGGSSWERAGRIWYDALTGHAVPADADFAAFARATVAAAKARYPDQGAVADTVTASWAQVGVSPG
- the leuA gene encoding 2-isopropylmalate synthase, with translation MTEQTSAASVPAARAFVDRPTPITAASVRQQPSGMRHGRYLPFGTVDLPDRTWPSKVISKAPRWLSTDLRDGNQALIDPMSPARKRKMFDLLVSMGYKEIEVGFPSSGATDHAFVRSLIEEGAIPEDVTISVLTQAREELIEKTVESLVGAPRATVHLYNATAPLFRRVVFRNDMAATKAIATDGTRLVMEYAEKLLGDDTVFGYQYSPEIFVDTELDFALEVCEAVMDVWQPGEGREIILNLPATIERATPNVQADQFEWMSRHLSRREFVCLSVHPHNDRGTAVASAELAYMAGADRIEGCLFGQGERTGNVDLVTLGMNLFSQGIDPQIDFSDIDEVRRTAEYCNQMEVHPRHPYAGDLVYTSFSGSHQDAIKKGFDALEADAKAAGVPVDEHTWGVPYLPIDPKDVGRTYEAVIRVNSQSGKGGVAYVLKNDHKLDLPRRMQIEFSRIIQAKTDAEGGEVTPADIWAVFEDEYLPTTANPWGRISLTGSRTLTTEDGRDALTAEAVVGGEPVTLTGTGNGPVSAFADALARIGVDVRVLDYAEHALSEGGDAQAAAYVECAVDGKVLWGVGIDGNTVLASLKAMISAVNRSQRG
- a CDS encoding TerB family tellurite resistance protein: MTRLWGVRPRWRTDVLGDFFCPGCGGDRNYRRQHGRRWLRLLGTPVLPLGPVIGSVQCTSCHGRYGVESLDQPTCVRLGAMLRDAQYTIALALLAAGGTAHRAAREAACAAVREAGFEDCGEAQVLAALAALSGLGGELHDAHDLGAPAGQRLGEAGGLAVELHAVLEPLTPNLAHQGRERLLLQGAAIALADGRYLPQEREALAAVGRCLDLPQARVQALLEAATRAPYK
- the recO gene encoding DNA repair protein RecO; protein product: MSLFRDDGVVLRAQKLGEADRIITLLTRQHGKVRAVARGVRKTKSKFGARLEPFSHVDVQFFSRGSELVGRGLPLCTQVETIAPYGGSIVTDYGRYTAGTAMLETAERFAENEGEPAVQQYLLLVGGLRTLAAGLHESHLVLDAFLLRSLAVNGYGASFTDCAKCGLEGPNRFFSLPAGGVLCADCRVPGCAVPSPETLVLLGALLSGDWQTADTCEPRYWREGSGLVAAYLQWHLERGIRSMRYVEK
- a CDS encoding isoprenyl transferase, yielding MAARRLFGGGKQRSYVPPTPHPSGAQPPKIPGELVPEHVAIVMDGNGRWAKERGLPRTEGHKVGESVVLDVLRGAIELGVKNISLYAFSTENWKRSPDEVKFLMNFNRDVIARRRDEMDAMGVRIRWAGRMPKLWKSVVQELQVAEEQTKGNDAVTLYMCVNYGGRAELADAAQAIARDVAAGKLDPKKVNEKTLSRYMYHPDMPDVDLFLRPSGEQRTSNFLLWQSAYAEFVFQDVLWPDFDRRDLWRACEQYAMRDRRFGGAIPNEVPASVPSQR